DNA from Terriglobus tenax:
GCAGGCAGTGCCCATGCGGCAGCACCGGAACATCATGCAACGCCGCCAGCGTACCGATCTTTACCAGCTCGGAGACGCCGCCACACCATTCCGGATCAGCCTGCACCACATCAATCGCCTCAGCCTCCAGGTACCGTTCCACATCCCAGCGGGTGTAAAAATGCTCCCTATGCCACGGAACAGCTTCAGGCCTTATACACCCGGCCCTTCCAGGCCACTTCCCGCTTCAGCTTCACCTGCATCCAGCTCCGCCACAACAGCCATGCAAACAGCGGCAGCGCCACAATGCTCAGCACGCAATCGCCCCACGGAAACTCACTCTTCCGCACGCGCGCCAGGTACCGCCACATCACTCGCAGCCACACCAGGCCAAACGCCGCCCACTGCCACCACAGCAGCAGGATGTGCTGCGGCAAAACGATCATCAGCACCGGCAGCAGCAGCAGCAGACCGAAATCAATCAGGCGGAAGCCCGCCAGCGCCAGCGGCTGCGGAAACAGGATGGCCAGGTTCTTCGTCCATCCCTCCACCATCGCAGCAAAGCTGCGGTACATGTGCGTCGAAAGCGCATCGCCTCCATAACGAAAGCGCAGCTTCCGCTTGGACGCCTTGAACTTCCACGCCAGTTCTACATCCTCCAGCACCTTGTCGCCCACCGCCTGGTGGCCACCCAGCGCAAAGTAGTCCTCACGCTGCACCAGCAGAAACTGCCCATTCGCGGCGGCAATGCGGCTGGCCGGGTCGCTCACCTTCTTCGGCGGATACGCAATCGCCAGCTCCGAGAAGATCAGCGGCATCACCGTCCTCTGCCAGAAGCCCGTCACAATCTGCTTCGGCGAGTACGACAGCATATCCGCCTCGTACTTCTCCGCCTCGCGCATCGCCCGCCCCAGGCTGCCCGGCGTATGCACCGTGTCGGCATCGGTAAACAGCAGCCACTTCCCCCGCGCCCGCTGCGCCGCCGCCCACAACGCATTGTTCTTGCCGGTCATGCCCTTCCGCCCCGGCTTGTTTTCAAGCGCAGGAGCCGCTATCACCGTCACCCCGGCAAAACCCTCGGCAATCGCGCGCGTCCCGTCGGTCGAGCCGTCATCCACCACCACCAGCTCCCAGTGCCGCCCCAGTTCAAAACCAGGCTCACTCTGCGAAACCAGAGACTGCAGGCATGCGCCCAGGCTGGCCTCCTCATTGCGGGCCGGCACCATCACCGTAAGTTCCATCGTCGCTGCCATGAGTTCCATCGCAAACGTATTATAGGAATCAATGTCACGCCTGCCACAAATCCGGGTGCCCTCTCCACGCGCAGTATGGGTGGGAATGTTGTTCGCGATGCTGCTCCCCCTCACCGCCTGCGAGCGCAACGTCAAACCAGGGCAGATCGGCGGCACCGCGCCCGACTTCACCGTAGCCGACACCGACCACACCGTGAAGCTCTCCAGCTTCCGTGGCAAGATCGTCGTTCTCAACTTCTGGGCCTCCTGGTGCATTCCCTGCGTCGAAGAGATGCCCTCCCTGCAAACCCTGCAGGAGAAGCTGCCCAACGTACAGGTTCTCGCCGTCTCCACCGACGAGGACGGCGCCGCGTACAAGCGCTTCCTCGACGAGCACCGCATCCTCTTCCTCACCGTCCGCGACGCCCAGCAGAAGTCCAACGCTCTCTACGGCAGCCTCCGCTTCCCGGAGACCTACATCATCGATCGCAAAGGCGTCATCCGCCGCAAGCTGATCGGCGCACAGGACTGGGCCAGCCCGGAGATGATCACCTACCTCTCCAAGTTGTGAGGTAGGTGTTGCGTGTTCTAATGACCACGCTTGGGGGGGACGCAGTAAGGTCTGGCGTACACTCACCCCCGCACCTCACAACATCTTGCCCCTATTCTCCTGCCCCTGTACCCTAGACACATGACCACGGTCGACGCTCTTTACCGCTACAGCGTGCCTCCTACTGAGGCCGCTGTTCTGGCCCTGAATAACCTGCGCGAGGTCTACGGCATCCGCCGCGTGACCCTCGACGAAGCCGCAAAAACGGTCCGTGTCGAGTATGACGCCACCCGCTTCGGCGAGCCGGTCGTTTACCAGTTGCTGCGCCGCGCCGGCCTGCACATCGGCGATGCGGAAGTGCTCGTTCTGCCTGCTCCGCCACCGCCGCCGCCCGCTCCTCCAGCAGCCGCTCCGGCCAAGGCATAATCCACAGCAAACGGTCGCAAACAGGCTAAAGCTGTGTTACATTAGAAAAGTTGTCGCTGGTTCGAAAAACAGCGTCCCGGATGCACCCGTAGCTCAGCTGGATAGAGCGAATGACTACGAATCATTAGGTCGGAGGTTCGACTCCTTCCGGGTGCACCATAGATCAAACGAAACGGACACCCTCTGCGGTGTCCGTTTTTGCGTTGCACCTTCCTCACCCCTTGGGTGCACCATTCACCACGACACAACGAGTGGGAAATCGCGCAAAGCGACCGCTTTCCAGCTACGTCATTCCGCAGCGTAGCGAAGGAATTCGCTTTTGCTTTTCTTATCTTTTGTCATCCTGCAAGGATCTGCTTTTCTCATTCCCACCCGGATGTCCCCCCTCGCATCCAACCAGAGGTGATCAACGACCTCTGGTACAAAAACGCCATCGTCTACTGCCTCTCGGTAGAAACCTTTCAGGATGGCAACGGCGACGGCAT
Protein-coding regions in this window:
- a CDS encoding glycosyltransferase family 2 protein — its product is MAATMELTVMVPARNEEASLGACLQSLVSQSEPGFELGRHWELVVVDDGSTDGTRAIAEGFAGVTVIAAPALENKPGRKGMTGKNNALWAAAQRARGKWLLFTDADTVHTPGSLGRAMREAEKYEADMLSYSPKQIVTGFWQRTVMPLIFSELAIAYPPKKVSDPASRIAAANGQFLLVQREDYFALGGHQAVGDKVLEDVELAWKFKASKRKLRFRYGGDALSTHMYRSFAAMVEGWTKNLAILFPQPLALAGFRLIDFGLLLLLPVLMIVLPQHILLLWWQWAAFGLVWLRVMWRYLARVRKSEFPWGDCVLSIVALPLFAWLLWRSWMQVKLKREVAWKGRVYKA
- a CDS encoding TlpA family protein disulfide reductase → MLFAMLLPLTACERNVKPGQIGGTAPDFTVADTDHTVKLSSFRGKIVVLNFWASWCIPCVEEMPSLQTLQEKLPNVQVLAVSTDEDGAAYKRFLDEHRILFLTVRDAQQKSNALYGSLRFPETYIIDRKGVIRRKLIGAQDWASPEMITYLSKL